In Salvelinus alpinus chromosome 19, SLU_Salpinus.1, whole genome shotgun sequence, the genomic stretch acccctgtcatgaaaagtgctgtagatattgttctgtaccactcagagacaaaattccaacttctatagaaactagaaggtgttttctatccaataataacaataatatgcatattgtacgatcaagaatttagcacgaggcagtttaatttggagacccaaatatgctaatgcagaacagcaccccctatagttgcaagaagttaacagaCATAAGTATAATGGCCAAAGCCATAAGTGCATAAATGCTTAGAGTAAAGAGGAGGAGGTGACACTTAAGTGCATTATCTATTATGGAAAGGGCAGGATACCAAAGATTAGATAGAGAGGAACAAACATAAGTATATTATTCAAGGCCATAAGTGCTTAGGGTAAGatagacatatattatttttaggacACGAAAGGGTCCTGCCACCATTATAATTTAATCAACAGCAGATAtaggcgttattgggcgtgaacaagcaggaagcctgaactaaaagataatggtggcagaTGACCTGAGGGAAGTAACTTAATTTACATGTGGGATGGACTcatatgctgtgtgtgtataaatacagAGCCAGTGCTCTGGGaaagggtgtgttccgcggaccaTCTTGGCTTCTGATATACTTGTATTAAAAGCCTATActgaattcacaagttcttgtaagtgTTATATTTTGAAACGATTATCCACCACACCTGCAGCTGGAGCCACACGTTGGGTacggggtactgtcacgtgtgctccctctatggcctctaggtcaccaggctgcttgttATGGCACACccgtcaccatcgttacgcgcatcagagcattatgacactcacctggactccatcacctccttgattacctgccctttacatgtaactccctttggttccgtttattttataaaaaaactcactccctgaacttgcttcccgacacTCAGCGCGTATCAttgcaagtaccagtcaaaagtttggacacacctaccaaaaagtgttaatcaaatccacagagaatgccaaaagtgtgcaaagctgtcaaaggcaaagggtggctactttgaagaatctcaaatatattctgATTAGTTTTAGTAACCAAACTACTTTGGTTACAATTttttttccatatgtgttatttcatagttttgatgtcttttattattctacaatggagaaaatagtcaaaataaagaaaaaccctggaattagttggtgtgtccaaacttttgactggtactgtatgtgtgaaattggttttgatttagaatggaccattgtCATGCAGCTGTCTTAAAACAGGGGCAGCGGAAGAAAGAAAATCTATGCACTTCAATAGAGAATGGAGGAGGCTTTTCCTGTGattaattttcatgccagccaggtagtaggctgttgtaaagagaagcaatgtgcttaatattagaaaAGTTGGGAAATAAATATAGGCctggcctatagaaagctgatgggatcctccatTTTTTAATATAGGCTAtcgctctgttttctcacgcagttgcatagcctatagaaatgttgcggaACAAGGGAGAGCTCGGCTTGTGTGTTTTGGAAAGTGTGTTGTTTTGGGAAATTTTGAAAGTCTATTGAAAATGTTTGGTTACTAGAGTTTGGATCCCATGCGCGGTTAGCATCATTTGCTGGGACCGCTACTATCTATTCAGTGATTCTGTCGACCAAGGCCGGGTCTGAGAAGCTGTTTGGCgttgctgctagctagctgcctatCAAGCTAGCAGGAGTTTCTTGAGGGTTTGAACGCAGCCCGCAACgcggttagccattgtggctgggaccgcGGATTGTTCCAGGCTTGTGGCTGTCTAGACcccaggtgtttgtcgttgttgttgttttcaatcttccTAGTGCTAACAGTAAGTAtctaaataatgtgtgtgaaatgctcaatagtgtatgtgatgtaaacaaagAGGTCTACTTTATTAGgaacctgaatattgactggttttcatcaagctgttcactcaagaggaagcttctcactgtaaccaggggcctgttgcacaaaactaggataagggattaagccaggatatcttggtgatcctggctcaattgatccgtaatccggttgcactaaagatggatagggggcaggaggatatgttatggtataaattaccatggagatttattctgtggagctagcctgctccagaccaggctaaattccaggatctatttaatctcatccctaatgtcagtcagcagtcaccacaaatggaaaccaatagttatttcactgctcactatacattgttatcacatataactagacccactgttattatttaaacgtttgtgatcattaatttcaatgattttggataaaaaatgatttttagatgatgttgctatcattagataatttacagtttcccatagactataaggctatatataaaatgatagaatattagggccacagaggggaaaaaaacacaagtcataatattgtaaccagttgttttaaaggaggacagttgttaaaatgacagatgtggggcatttcgtgaaattgtacttcagtatggtttcataaacaaagacatgctgatgtgccagaatattaagtatcacattgtcataagtatcaaaactgtaaaaacaatatgtagcttttctgcagaaagaaccagcctcataaatttatgactttatcctttttcttcagtgtggccctagtactctgtcatataaacaaatacacattccatatgaatataaaaacacaatgtgtaacattatgttcctttattgaataaggacaaaacaaagcaggtaaaccatcagctcctttcgaaactgaagtcacagtgactctacaagatggaaagcacagaatccaagcatattatacaaaatgatacatacacattcaaaggtctgtatataacacaccctgcatgtctgcacactaaaataaatgcaggacaaatccatacacatcaactgaacagacaaatgaatggatgcagtagcctccctgcagccttgtattacacacagtataccgcacaaacatcataagaggccaaattcgtcaaaaaacgaacccaaaaaaacccaaattcctctgccaccgcaggacatatttaaccaaaattgaaagcacacatactaactaaaataattcaacacatattggtccctcagcagccgaccactgtcgtcatcagggaagattgccggattgtcccagtccatggctggtggcactctgggggccctctccttcctcaggcaggccacattgtggaggacagcacaagccacagtaatatcacatgccctaacagggctgacccttaatttgtgaaggcagtgaaagcgtgccttcaggaggccaaaggtcatttcaactctggccctggtcctggcatgggcatggttgtaggcctgctgtgcttcctgggggtctgtgaaaggtgtcaggagaaaaggctggcagccataccccctgtctcccagcaacacaccagagaattcacctgtcaacacaaaatctcatcattactacctcataaacacagtgatattcttgacacagccatgatggttataaataggggttgtgtggcttaccttgtgataggcactgatagatttcagaggcccgaaagattctggagtcatggactgagccaggccattttgccacaacattgctgatcacacagtcagcattgcagaccatctgaaatcataagatgaggaatattacaccaatcaatgcacatcactggcaatgcagagtgttcgtcaatggacaatatcaaaaagttatgttcacctgaacattaatgctgtgaaaggatttcctattcacaaaatcggcctcatgggcacctgagggggcttttatccttatgtgtgtgcagtccactgcaccaatgacattggggaaacctgtcacacaaagtaatgagtatcctactatgtgttaacagttgtcctgtaatttgtagatcctcttacctgcaatcctatagaactcctctttgatgtcacagagtcttctgtggccagggaaggagatgaagacatctgctaatgctttgatagccagacacacactccttattgtgcggcaaattgtggccttgttcagctgttctgcatcccccactgagtacaggaaggctccactagcaaaaaagcgcaaggccacacaaaccatttgctccacactcagtgcatggctccgtgcagtgcggtgcttaatcctgggacccagtagtctgcatagatacctgatgccatctgcagaaaagatgtatctttcatatagatggtcatcagggaaggccagtgggtccaaccggtccctgaagaccctttctcgcctgaaggctctcctcagcacaagtgcttcttcatccaccacatctcgcacgaatgggcatgccattgtcagagcagaaaggaacacacaattttgggccttcatataggctagtggccacacctggtgctgggggggtgggcaaaagagggcgatgccttataacgatgacttggttgtactgattgctgggaaaattaaaaaaaacttagaaagatgccaccgtcctgtgtgctcacaataagagctcatatgtcatggctcacttgactttacgagaatatacctaatttttattttgagctgtgtcatcttcttggagctgggggaggaaagaaaaataatgattaatacatttgtgttacagttagcatacagtgtacattgaaggcatatctcacctccctctcaagtttttttatttcaaggtccagtttcctaattgtcctcttttttatttcggactccagtgcaagattttccatctttttcttcttgtactgaatgtctatgtctgccagttctatttggcgccggaggtggttgccatacaactttctgatagcttgtgagctctgtgaacacaatacaattagcgcagctggaatttggcaggatgtggtgtccttttattaatacgcactatgttgccaggctggttttcccactgtatagcatctgggtcctgtaaaataaattagattttttgattttgatgaggactcctcaccattgtagagtaaatagtactttcacagtcttaacatgatacctcatgccttctggaatccagagagatggtctcctcctcatcatcgtctccatcatgtgctgttgctgctgcactggggccttcaccctatcacatttaatcggattcatattgaagctagtagacaagacatgccaggcctacagtatgcctttgatggagtactcactggatcagcatcgtctggtgcttgtgctggtggctctaacaggaacacagtgctgccagacactgcaaggcaataggtaaaccaaagtcagacagtccaaattgattcaatatgaatgtggttgtatcccatgtagagatggaaggacataccttgaatgaagcgggtggcatcttgggaggaacctatgctcgtctctttccccccagggatcccctctaagacgggcctgcctttatttagctccaaggccatgtcctctgctggggtaaggtcagcctttggtgacccaccacccgtgccttgtctgtgggtattctttttcactgctaaaacagtacagacaatgtgtgagcaggcaccttctgggtacaatatatgcttgtgctttgttaaatattagtcagggaccataccattctgcagaatgttcttgtatttgattttgacctgctgccatgtccgttttggcccgttcatgtttaatctacacacacacacacacacacacacacacacacacatttaatggagtcacactgcaaaaaattacttggtatttttgtcttgttttcagtaaaaatatcaaaaaatttatcatagctttatacagtgtgatggagttactttacacaatttcactcatatctgcagtgcatttcaattaaaaatttaaccgtttcataattacagtacaactgcatttttggagatgtgaattaaatatttgaattgtaattgtgatgtttcagcggagcggtgagtgtgtaattgtgcactacttacgcattcaggcggtctgcaatactttgccacgctttttctctttgctttatcactgtgggggtgttgcctttcttcttaattatatattttacctcctcgtatgcctccatgaggatttgtgcttccgacggggaaaagtacgcggctctagttgccatggtaaatcagttaatctgtgatctgtggcggggtctatttgagtgagccgtgagcgcgcacctatccaggattggtttcacctggcttaatgaatccgtgtctgctcatcctggcttggtctttgtgcaaccaattaagcctggacgcacatgttttggcttcattgagctcagctgagtcatttatcccggatgtcttaattctacttttgtgcaacaggcccccgatgctgaaattgcttcttccaattattgataaacatgtgCCTTGTACAAAATAGCGCCAatagagatggcagcttcgcTTCAAGTCCTTcggaaactgtgcagtatttagtttttttaatgtattatttcttacattgttagcccagaaaaccttaagtgttattacatacagccgggaagaactattggatatcagagagacgtcaacttaccagcacaaccagcactAGGACCAGGATtatgactttcccaaagcggatacgttgtctgcacctcccagggcgagtcaggtgtcctttgattagttcctgcgcgcgagaggggtagctcgacattttctttctcttttttattgaataggttaccgtccggttgaaatattatcgattatgtatgttaaaaacaacctgaggattgattataaaaaacgtttgacatgtttctacgaacattacggatactttttggaattttccgagggtgcccagtccggggcccgcaacgagggtgcccagtccggggcccgcaacgagggtgcccagtccggggtccGCAGCgagggtctgcgtcccgcacctgagccgccaccgcggatagatgcccacccagaccctcccctataggttcaggttttgcggccggagtccgcacctttggggggggttactgtcacgccctgaccttagagagccttttttgtctctatttggtttggtcagggtgtgatttggggtgggcattctatgttttgttttctatgattttgtgtttctatgttttggccgggtatggttctggtgagccctgtggcagctccacgtaccagactgcccatacgtctcctcactccagtgatgatccatggcaagatgcctccagtgatgatccatggcaagaagcctccagtgatgatccatggcaagaagcctccagtgatgatccatggcacgatgcctccagtgatgatccagaggcagagaagcctccagtgatgatccatggcaagaagcctccagtgctgatccatggcaagaagccttcagtgatgatccatggcacgaagcctccagtgaggagtcatggcacgaagcctcccacgacagcctccagtccggagcctccagcgacggtccccagtccggagcctccagcgacggcctcgagtccggagcctccagcgacggtccccagtccggagtctccagcgacggcctccagtccggaacctccagtccggaacctccagcgacggcctccagtccggagccaccagcgacggcctccagtcggTCCCCAGTCccgagcctccagcgacggtctccagtcgctgccaaagcagcagctactctttttggggtccagcaaaattaaggcagtttatacaat encodes the following:
- the LOC139545796 gene encoding putative nuclease HARBI1; its protein translation is MKAQNCVFLSALTMACPFVRDVVDEEALVLRRAFRRERVFRDRLDPLAFPDDHLYERYIFSADGIRYLCRLLGPRIKHRTARSHALSVEQMVCVALRFFASGAFLYSVGDAEQLNKATICRTIRSVCLAIKALADVFISFPGHRRLCDIKEEFYRIAGFPNVIGAVDCTHIRIKAPSGAHEADFVNRKSFHSINVQMVCNADCVISNVVAKWPGSVHDSRIFRASEIYQCLSQGEFSGVLLGDRGYGCQPFLLTPFTDPQEAQQAYNHAHARTRARVEMTFGLLKARFHCLHKLRVSPVRACDITVACAVLHNVACLRKERAPRVPPAMDWDNPAIFPDDDSGRLLRDQYVLNYFS